A stretch of DNA from Cryptomeria japonica chromosome 4, Sugi_1.0, whole genome shotgun sequence:
GATGGTTAAGAAAatttctcacacaatcaaatcaaGAAACGATAAATAATATTCAAAtggattgtgaaaatctgataACATTGATAAGATATTCAAACTTAAAagataaatgtaattttttttattttaaaattaatattcaaaactatctactaAATATTATCCAGTTTCAATATTTATATAATGAATAAAAATTTCATTTACAATAAAATTGAGAGCaattattttgttttattaaaaaataataattattaaataaaatgatatttaataataaaatgtaaaatataccttaaacttacaaaaaaaaatgatcttcaataataataaataaaattgtcACTCGTTAAATGTTCAGGATATCGCCTCTTTCTTGCCACTGTCGAATGGCTGATCTCAGAGAAAAGTTTGCGATCATATTCTTGCTCACAAGTTTTTGATTTGTCATGGGAGATGTATCATGTCCACAATCAAACCATCCTTGTATCGCCTCCTTCTCGTATCTAAAGCCGTCTGCAGCAATGTAAGGATCCTGCATAGCTTCCTGCAAATCGGAACAATTCTTTTGTAACCATAAGCCGAATTTTTAACTACAATGAAATCAGATAAACGGGTAATTTCAACtaaaaagtaatagtgaaagaatgcAGAAAAATTATCCTTGCCTGGAAGATTGGACAGAGGAAATAGCTGGGAACATGTATTTCCTCAGTCGCTTCCTCCAAATTTTGCCCACTTTCAACGAGACTGCCAAGATTTGTCGCAGCGAACATGTTAGAAAGCTGATTCAGCATTTTCATCACAGTAGGTTGAAGGTCGGGCCTTTTCTTTGTTTCCTGATGCGTGCAATCTAGGGCAAGATAGGCCAGTTGATTAGCATGTACAAATGGCCAATCCCCGGCTGAAggatccaaaagtttgtcaaaagttgcactttGTAAGGCATATTCCACCTCTTTGACAAGGCCCGGTGCCGGTTTTCCGGTGAGAAGCTGAAGAATGACGATTCCGAGGCTGTAAACATCAGATTTGGTAGAATACTTAGCGTTTTTCAGGTATACCGGATCCATATACGAAAATGTGCCTTTCGGCTCCGATTCTGAGTACAGATCTCTTGGCAGAAGACGAGAGTACAGGCCGAAGTCGCTTATTTTGCTTACATAATTCTCGTCAAGGAATATATTTTGGGGTTTCAGATCGCCGTGGATGATTGGATCTGGCCTGAAACTGTGCAAATATTGTAAAGCCGAGCATACTCCGGCTGCAATACGAAATCTGGTGTAGAAAGGGAGCGGCGGAGAGGCATCTTTGCAGCTGAGATGATCTGCAAGGCTTCCGTTGGACATATATTCGTATATTATACAATCTTGCTCGGAACAGGCTCCCACAATCCGTATCAAATGCGGATGCCGGATATCTTTGAAAATGTCAATCTGAACAAGAGAAGAATATACGAAAGCggtaagaaaagaaaggaaaacgaAATATGCAATGCTTTAGATTATTTTAGTGTGTATACCTCGCTTTCGAAATCCCGCCGAAACTGAAAACCGTTCTCCTTGAGGATTTTGACTGCAACTGCTATTTGTCTTATTTCGCCTCTGTACATAATTCCGTAGTCTTTTTCTCCGAGTTTGAAATCATTGGAGAAATCGCAGGTTGCTGCTTTTATTTCCTCAAAAGAGCATTTGCGGAATTCAAGTTAATCAGCTGAAGAAGAGGAGATTGGAATGTCGACTCGCGGCATTGAAAGCAAGCAATTTTGAAGATGTTGAATTTCGCCGTCCTTTTGTTGCAAAATTTGGTAGTTTAGCTCCTCCATGGCGGCGAGTTTTCGGCGTGTTTCTTCAACCTCCCGCCTGGCTTCCTGTCGTTCACGGGAGCATTCGTTCACTTTTGCTCCAAGTGATGTCAGTTTCTCCAccatttcttgaacttcttcttcgACTTCGTTTCGTCGCCTCGTAAGGCTTTGGCACTTCTGTTAATAAAGCTTAAAAAGCGAGGTTGCCTCCTCTTTCTTTTTGGATATTTCTTTGTAGGCGGCTTCAAGATTTTTGTACTGGAGAAGCATGATAATATAGGTGAGTTGACTGGAGGAACACCAATTGTATCTGGCAAAGAGGAAATAGTTCCATACCTTGTGAATTGATATTATTGCAGCCGCCTCTGCTTTCCTGCGCCTCACGATCTCATTTTGTAGTTCCTTATTCGCATTCACCACCGCTTCCAATGCTTCTGTAAACTGAAGTTTCGGTACTTCTTCCTCTGTATTCGCTTCCTGCTTTAGATTTAAGGGTTTTGTTAATTCCTTAGAATAAATGTCACATGCTTAGATCGTTAAATTTGTTTACATGTTTCCAATTTCACAGATTGCAATTGtgagacataattttttttttaatatggctTCCATTTATTTGTGGCTAGACGAGAATAAAGAAAAGTATTAAAGCTTGAAGCAAAGAATCCGATCCGAAAATATTGTTTGTTTGAGAGGACTTACTCGAGATTCCGCAGGCTCATACTCCACATCGTAAGCTTGATCAACATCTATTTGTGGCCTGTCTGCCGCTTCCAGTTCCGAACAAAATTCACTAATTGCAGCTGTTATTTCCAAATTGTCCATATTTTCGGCCACAGCAGACATATAATCTTGCTGAAAATTTGACGGATTTTGATTACTGTTGTTCAGATCCGATCCGAAGTTTGCAGGCGAAGAAACCGATTGGCTATAATAATCTGGAGAAGGTTTAGAAATGGATGCTTCGGTTCGTTTCCTCAACCAATCGGGCAAAGGACTTCTGTTGTTCTTTGATTTCCGATCTGCCAGTACAAATTCACACAAACAGAAACAGACCAtgtaaattttagattgaaaacaaaaagagatttgaagatattaaatttccaTATAAGATAGTtttcttaattaaatttaatactaTTTTTTCAAATCAAACTATCTTACACAGCTTATGTAAAAACTATATGATGGATTAAATTATCCTACAGCATaaagatttacttgcaaatatGAAATTGTGTATTGATAGAGTGTACTGACCAGGAGATCCTTCACTGAGTTGCACGAGCTTTCCTTTGCATACAATGGAAATGTCGCACGACTCTCCCGCATGCCTTTGAACATAGTGTGCTTTCCCCTGCTGTTGCATCTTCATTTTCCTGTACAAAATTTCGAAAACAAATGGATTATTTCATACTATCGGCAAGACTTCGTGATGTTGCGTTATAAATCATATAAAGTTGTTTCGCAAACTTAGAAATGGCGCCGCCGGCTGAAGTCTCGTGATACCTCTCTCTGAAACCACTTCGACAATCCCTTTGCAAACCTCCTCCCTCTCAATTATTAAATGCCCAGCTTTGACCTGTGGCATAATTGTTTAAACAATGAACTCAGTCTGCATCAAAGCTCAATTTATTTATCCATAGCGGATGGCAATCGTACCTTGGCTATGGTACACATATCCAAGTATTTATTCATGCAAAGGTTGATTTCCTTCTCTTCATCCTTCCTGTAAGCTTCTAAGGCATCCTTTCTTGCTTGGTTCAATGGAATTTTCCCTACTGAAATCACATAAACAACCAATtcgtttaaaaaaaaataacatataaGAAATTGATATATGCATCCAAACTCAATTGGATCAGCGAAATACTTACTAGGCGATGGAAAGTAGCGAAGAGCGGGACGAATGTGAAGAAGAAATATTAAGGCT
This window harbors:
- the LOC131045404 gene encoding U-box domain-containing protein 33-like; the protein is MENPEVNRRIAQVETMPEIKEECASPPAEKIYVAVGKDLDQRQKALIFLLHIRPALRYFPSPIGKIPLNQARKDALEAYRKDEEKEINLCMNKYLDMCTIAKVKAGHLIIEREEENEDATAGESTLCSKACGRVVRHFHYRKSKNNRSPLPDWLRKRTEASISKPSPDYYSQSVSSPANFGSDLNNSNQNPSNFQQDYMSAVAENMDNLEITAAISEFCSELEAADRPQIDVDQAYDVEYEPAESREANTEEEVPKLQFTEALEAVVNANKELQNEIVRRRKAEAAAIISIHKKCQSLTRRRNEVEEEVQEMVEKLTSLGAKVNECSRERQEARREEIKAATCDFSNDFKLGEKDYGIMYRGEIRQIAVAVKILKENGFQFRRDFESEIDIFKDIRHPHLIRIVGACSEQDCIIYEYMSNGSLADHLSCKDASPPLPFYTRFRIAAGVCSALQYLHSFRPDPIIHGDLKPQNIFLDENYVSKISDFGLYSRLLPRDLYSESEPKGTFSYMDPVYLKNAKYSTKSDVYSLGIVILQLLTGKPAPGLVKEVEYALQSATFDKLLDPSAGDWPFVHANQLAYLALDCTHQETKKRPDLQPTVMKMLNQLSNMFAATNLGSLVESGQNLEEATEEIHVPSYFLCPIFQEAMQDPYIAADGFRYEKEAIQGWFDCGHDTSPMTNQKLVSKNMIANFSLRSAIRQWQERGDILNI